AGTGGACAATCTCTGTGGTAATATAGATGCACTTGCCTGGGGCAAAGAGCCTCCTGCCGGGACTTCAGGTCCTTTCAAGATTATGTATGCTGGAAAGGTTGTATTGTAACTGCTGTACCAAATTTAGGCacgatattttttttaacagcaCTTCAATATACTcccaaaaatgaaaaacaggTTCTAGAGCAAATCGTGGTCTTTATATGCAATCACCCATTACTGCACTGCAATAAATTCGCAATTTAGTTTTTTGGAGAACATAGTACCAATTGTTTTCTCAAATACTTGCTTATGATCAGGCTGTGGGCTGCTTTAATAGTCTTGTCTCTGTTATGTTTTGATTATTTTCTGGTTGGTTAAAATACACGTCGGTTCTTAATATACTCGATCTATATTGTGATATTTTGTTGGATGCTAACATGTAACTTCTTATGCAGCCGCATGAGCCCGTACAAAATGAGAACATCTATGGCTTTCTACATAACCCTGAAGTTTGGGGACCTGAAAAGAATCATATGGAAACGGACAgtacaagaacaaaaaatgcTTCCGAAAGGTGGTCATCTGGAAATGCTACCTTCAATGGTGGCACCATATCCGTGGAACAGAATTATCTTGGTGCTAAAGTTGGTGTATGGGACAGCATTATTGATATGCGCACTTGCTTGCAAAACATGCTACGAGAGTATGCCCACATCACTATCTATGGAATTGTGCATAGTAGTTTTTAAATCCCATTTGGAGTTTTGTCTTGATTACTTTCTATATGATATCATGTTTTACTTCCATGAAGGTACCAATTAGATGAATATGTCGTGGAGCTAGATAAATCACGCGTAATTGAGGCCCTGAGATTTCACCCCAGAGGACGCGAAAAGATTGGTGTTGGAATAAGAGATATAAAGGTAATTAACATAAatacatatttatttttgtggcATAGCTTCTTTCTGCTGATCTTATTTTAGATCATTACTAGGTAATGCCTAGGTAATGCTCATGGGTTGCTACGAAAACATTTAGATAATATTATCaatatattttaaaaatcAAGTAGCCATGCAATGCTCTATGAATACAGTTGTAGTCTTAGTAATTACGTGTCTTCGTATACTTGTTTGCATGCTTGCCTTCTAATGGTTCAAAGAGTATTTGTTTCTTAGATGACGAAATTAATACATAAGGTTGTAATGTCTTCTTTTCAACGGTGCATGATCCTTTCTTCTAACACTTCAAAAGCGTAAGTGTGATTTGTAATGATTTGTATGGATCGATTATGATCATATGACCATGACAGAAACACATTCTAAACAATTCCTGTTATACCTATGAGAATACCTTTCttttaataataataaaatgatTAGATTTGTTTAGTGCCCTAATAGGTAACATCATAAAAATGGTGCATGAatcttcaaagaaaaaaaagtggtACATGAATAGACTTTTTTGGAAGCACAGACCTATAGGTTTTATCCTTTTCTCTTATTCTCTAACAAAGCAACAAATGCATCCAAGGATGGGAAATTTTGAGAAATGCTTAACACAAGGGTGTGTTCATAAGTAGAGATGGTAGCTTGCAGACTTAGTGTCTTGGATGAGGATGGATATTGGATTGTAATTTTGTGGAGGAGAGGGGAGTCGATGTTGATTGCACATTCTGAGCTATTCCTGGTTACTAAAAGAGAAATCAAATACATGAGGCTGGCTAATAGAATTTGAAAGCCTTGCTTTTATATGCCCTAAACGATCGCTTTCAAATGACACATCTTTTATGATCAACACAACACTTCAGTGCACCATCCGGCCAATTATATAGCAAACCGTATGGCCTACATGTTCAGTTGCATTGTTTGCACTTCATGCATCAACAATGCACGAGTGCAGTAAATATGAATTGTTATTTAAGCTACTGGATATTATTTTTAGTGGTGATATGGCTTAATGAGGTTGCTTTCTTAGGAGTCGATTTAGGATAAAGGATTGATCAGACTATACTAATAGGATTTCTCTTATGTTTTAGAAGAATAGGGTTGGTTTCTTTACATTATTTGTGTGTATTCTATTTTTCACTTGGTATCTGTGCTAATATTCTTGCTGTTATCATAGAAATCTTCAAAGAACTTTCCAGTTAATGTGAAAAAGAATTGTGTAAATTTAGTTTAATCTTAGGGTAACTATTGTTGCCAGCTTTTCTAGCATCGTTATTCGGTAGCTTCTCAACACTGAATGAACAATAAATCATTTCCGGGCGTCCAGTTAGTTCAATCTTAGGCTCTGGCTCATAGGGGTGCTTCCTGCTTTTACCACTGAGAAGTGTATCCTATGAATCCCTGTTTCAGTAAAACTGCTTGCTGTAAATGTTGTACCCTGACTATTTTGCAGTGCATTGTGGCCGTTTTAGCATATTGTGAGCGCGTGACCAAACATTTTCTGTGTTTCCTGCATGCAGATTGGGCAACATCCTAGTCACCCAGGCACAAGGTGCTTCATTTTGGTACGGAATGATGACACCACTGAAGACGTCTCTTACAAGAAATGTGTCCAAGGTGCTGCGGACTCTATCTCGCCTCAGCTTGGAAGTCACATGGAGAAGATACTACAAACCAGATCATTTTGTCGTGATAGTTGGCGGTAGCACTTTTTGCCGTTTCATTTCATCTAGTCCGGGACAGTGAAAAACTCGCAAAGATAGTTGGATAGTTTCTTCAGTTAGTCCTGAAACAGTGAACTCTGAAGACGCCATGCTTCTTCACCAttctttttagaaaaaaagcACACAATATGTTGTTGCTCCTGGGTAGGGGAGGTTTCCTTGTACTGAAAATTTTGATGTAACCCCTGATTTTGTGGTTGACGTTTTGGAATAGAAGTATTTCTCGGTAAAGTTTCGGCATTTAGTTGAAATTTCCTTAAATGCCAACAGTTTACCAAGAAATACTCCTCTTCCAAATTGTCAACAATGGTTGAATTGCCATGAGGCGTTTTCTCGGGATAAAGAAGCAATTTGAGATTTCCAGAGTTGTGGGGGAACACAAACTTTTAATTTGATTGCACAGCTCTTGATCCCCTTCACTTTAGCATCGATCTATCTGGAGGATTGGAAAGTTGGAAGGAAGAATGTTGCTTGGACGTAAGTATGTAGGAACATAATTGAAATGCTAAAATAACATTTATTCAAGAAGAGTGAGAGGAATTGAATACGTGTCCTGTCATCCTCCTGATCCTTGCGAACAAGTAGTACGTATACATACACACAACCGTAAACACGTACACTGTACGCATGTATACAACAAACAATATATGAACGAATAAATCAACACCTAGTAGTATATATCCCCACCTGTATAACCACTAATTCTGTAATTCATATATGTCCCCAAAACGCCAGAAGAGAAAGAATATaaccaaaataaaagaagagaaaagaaatgcaCAATTTCTATACGTTCGACCTCTTGTGTAATTTGGATCTGTCGAACATCGTCCTAATAATAGTACAGTacatgaagaagaaaggaatcAAAGATCAATCTTTGGCGTGCTCCAGCGCGTCCACCATGAGCTGCATCGCCCTGACCTGCACCTGCAGCCGCACGATGTAGTCGGCTGCCCGGATCAGGAGCTCATCCACgccgtcctcttcctcctccgtcgggGTCACGAGCCGCCGCAGCGcttccatcttcctcctcatcgccGCCTCCACGCAGCGCCTcccgctcttcttcttcttattgcTATTCCTcgacgtcgccggcgccggcgttgTCCTTCTAGGAGGAGCCTGCACGGCGGCGTTGCAGCAGCTGTCGGCGTGCGCAACCATGGCGGCTACTTAAGATCGTGGATGATACGGGACAGCTGAGATGGATAATAGTAGCTGCTGTGCTAGCTGGTGTGGCTAAGTTTGCATGTGTTGGAACATGGCCAAAGGGGTGAGGTATATATAGAGGGGGAAGGAAGGATGGTTGGAGCTAGGTTGGAAGCTGGGGCGGCGAGATATGTGGGGGAATTAGGTGgcaaaacataaataaatgcatgcatatgctgATGATGTCTTGTGATTAAGCATATGCatatgctagctagctagctacatgATGCATGTGGATCATATATGTGTGCTTAATTTATCTGAGAATGCAATGCAATGGTAGAGATCAGAAGTGTGTATGGGTGGAGGCATGTTGTGtggcatgcatatgcatgggAGGGGTGTTGCTTGGGGTTGAGGGCATGCATGTTCTCCTAACTCAAGCCCACATGCCACCACATGATTCCTTAAACAACCAACATCTCTTTCTCTATATCCAGCAAGGTTTACAATTTTTTCCATAAATTTTCGGTACCCACTGAAATGACCGACTTTGGGAATTTCAGAAACTATTTTGTATTTCGATGTTTGAAATTCCACcataatttatcaaaattgtAGCCGAACGTAGACTTATCTAGCACAAGCTAATTACTCGGTTCTCaatcaaaaatgaaaaaaaaaatactggaTTTCAGGATAAAGCAAATTTACATCAAAGCTATTTTAAGCCTTGCTCTCAAgttcaaataaataaatataaacaaGATCTCTCTCTTTCATCAATCCAAGCACACAGGCTGACACCTCTCAAAGTCTCACACCCCACCAAGGCACCAACCATGCACTCTCTCCTCCCCCATTTCATTCTCCTCGTCAGAACACCCTGTACCAGtaccttgcatgcatgtgttagTGTGATGTGTCTTGGGCCCACATGCCTCTGCCACCTCAACAAAGGCGCAGCTACCCAAGAAAAgtctcatgcatgcatcatgtgCACGCAAAGTTGCTACATGCATGTAGCTAGTGCTCCTCCCTAAGTTAATTAGTTATTTAGTAATTAGTTAAATATAATATTGGTGTTGCACACTAATGTGCCACCATGTTCCCCTAAGGGGAGCTGATCATGATAGCCTAGCCACCAGATCGACCATCGTGATGCTGATTTAATtagccggccggccgcacATGTAGACCAATCTCCATGATTTGGGGGCTGCTGATTTCCTGACACATGCTGATCTTCCTCATTTTGAGGTATAATTTTGACATATATTCTTCGTTACAGTAACGTGCATGGCACCTACTAGCTTATCTTGAGATGTGGCTATACCGTACGTACCTAGCTGACAAGTGTGTTGATAGCGCGATTTGCGGGAGTACAAGGTTAATTAGCACACTTAATAAACCGACATGATCAGCTAAGCACTTTCTACGAAGATTCCTATAGAGATCATGGAGGCAAATATAGTTAATTGTGTCAGTGCATCCATACCGTCGGACACGGCAGCTGTAGAACATGTATAACAGACAGTAACGAGCTTAGATTAGGTCCGTTTGGTTATAGTAATGTAATGTCAGGCATGTGAATTGTGATTAACTAAGCTGATTAATTTATTAACCGGAGTACAGTACTGCACGGATGAGTCAACCATACGCAGCAAAGGTCAAAATTATCGTACTACTAGCTAGGATTGGGGGTAATATACAGTGTTGTGATTTTAGCCGTTGATCTCACGATGGACGGATCTGGGTAATCCTATCGTTTGATCCAAGTCCCCAAGAGCGAACCAGGCAGGGGAAGGGAAAGGGAAGCAGATATTTTGGAGAAGCTATAAGCTATGGCCGTCGCGCCGGTTCTGCCGCCGACTCTCCTCGcctcccacgccgccgtccgtGCCGTGGCCTCGCgcgtcgccgcctcccgccctATCCGagtcgccggcgacgaccaTCTCCACCCGCCGCAGGTCGCGTCCCTCCGGCGCGGCGATTGGGTGAAGCTCATATGCGGCGCCAGCTTCGAGGTACCGCATACTGAATCCCCCGCCGGGAACTACCTCCTGTTTCCTTCCCTGCATGCTTGTTTGTTAgtccccggcgacggcggctcGTGAATGAGTTTATTATGCTGGAGACTGGAGGGGGAGGAGCTGCTCATTATGATGGGAACACATGTGTTGTATCCTGGTGTACGATCGAGGATCGCCGGACCAAGGATCAACGATTTCGGGGAGGAATTCGCTAGACGGGGAGAGAGACGAATAGGACAGATTTCGATTACTTTGTTCTTTCTTGCCTTACAATTCACCCAGCATCACGCTTAAGTACTCGAGTCACACGCACATTACAAGTCACAACCCAAAGCCGCTCACGCACGCCAGAATAGTTGCCTTACTGTGAAGAAGACGTATTTCCACAACCCGCTTCTCCTGTAGCTGTAATGCCCGTCGTCACACCTCCTGTAGCTGTCACCACATGTGTGACAACATGGTGGATGGGTTTTACTCGTCAACATTACTGCAATTACAAGATACATTTCCCAACTAATTTAACCTGTGGATTATTAGTAGTTAATTTCTTCCTCTGGGATAAATGATAATACCCACTTATCCATGGTGACGATTTAATTGATATGATAACTGCGAAATCATTGGGACTGGGATTTTCATGTGGCTCACAATTCACCTTACATGTGCCTTGTAGGATGCTGCTGATGTCAGGAATCTCTCCCTTGTCTACACGTTGGCTGGAGGTATGCACGTTGGTTTAATTGTAAAATAATACTAGTTCAGTGTATGCTTAGTAGTATTTCAGACCAACAGAGACACGGAGTAACAGTCCTGAATTCCTGACAGCAAGTTCGTATAGGCTTGCATAGTCAACCAAGAGTTGATTATTGAATTACCTGGTGTTAGACATTTCCTGAACAGACCGAAACTGAAACCCCAAAATTATTGAACCCAAGGGCAAGCTTGTATTGCTTATGAGTAAAGGTGCATGATCGAGATAACAGAGTCATGCAGTTAGTTGATGGTTTCGTACATCCAGGCACACATTTTTTCTAATTCCCTCTTGTTGAGAAAGATGTGTAAAATATGGGTACATGTTACGGTCCATTGATAGTGGAGCGAAATGAATGGGGTGTACATTGTTGTATTTACATTATGCAGATTACGAAGTTCAAGTCCATGGAGGGACTTCTGTAAGCAGGGGCGAACCCAGCCGGGtaataatttttaaaattccTTTTCATTAGTAGAAATTatcaaaaaaaagttaggaAAAAATAGAATCGAAGTGTGTTTGCCCCACCCAATATTGAAAATACAGTGTTTGCCCCACCCAATATTGAAAACCTAGGTCCGCCACTGTCTGTAAGTGGGTGAGGTTTTAAAAGGCTTCCTGGAAGTTAAAACCAATGAATAATAACTCACTTTGTCTCGCTAGTATACATCTCGATTAAATGGAATGAGCTGAGGAAGCCTGGTCTGATATACTTGttaaacaaagaaaataaagggTGAGACGCAATGTTTTTGTCTACTTGGTAATAAAATTGTTCTATTTGGTGTGATTCCGTCAATATATGAGGGTTTACACGTAGAAATCATGGATCATTTTTGTGCATGCAGTGGATTGCATTGATTGTGCAGCAGATGCATCTGTAGTCGGTGCAGTCAATGAAGGTATTGATGTAGCAGCCTCAATTGTACCAACAGTTCAAAGGCCTTGGGTGATGGTTAGTGTTAATGATGATTGCAGAGATCTCCATTTCCGTAAAGCTGGTAAGGAAGAAACACTGTTCTCTTTCTAGTTCATGAAATTCATACATGTACTTCAAAATAATACTCTGATTATTCATATTTAAGCATTGCTTGTTTTAATCTTAAATTTCTTTAGTACTGTGTGGCTATAATAAATGTACTCAATTTCCTGCTTTCACTAGCAGGACTTGCTGCATGTCTATTTAAACTGCAGGATTTCTTAACTGCTGAAAAAACTTCACCTCTGAAGACATGAACTCCTCTCTGTTCTCTAGAATTTGATCCTGAGGATTGCCCACCGAATTGCTCCAAGCCATGTGAAAAAGTTTGTCCTGCTGATGCAATATCACTAAAGAGGGTCGTGGTCGGAGGAGAACATGCGCATTCTGATCCTTTATCTGACAAACTTGAGGTGTCTATTGGTTTAGTTACGCTATTATGCTTTTGTTTATTCTCTCCATGAAGTTCTTTCTTCCATTTTTATCATCAAAACCCTGCCTTGTGTAGGGTGGTGTCATTATGCAAAGATGCTATGGCTGTGGTAGATGCTTATCAGTTTGCCCTTATGACAGAATAAGTGAGCAccgtctttcttctttcttccttttgttctttctttagTCATCTGGATCTTTGTTTGCACATATCCTTCTATATGTGCATATTTGTTCTCACCATGTATTTAAAGGTAATATGATCCTTCCTGTTCCTCTATTTATTTTACAGAAGCTGATAACTTCTCTTGAACCATTTCAGGTGCTATGTCCTATATTCGAGATCCTACCATGACTGCTGAACTGTTGAAAAGGAGTGATGTCGATGCAATAGAAATTCATACCACTGGAAAGTATGTTTCCCTTTCCTCGTAGGATTTTTAGATTAAGTTATGTTTGCCTTTCTCTGTTACTTAGTACACTTGCTGTAATACTTGTTCACTGCTGTAGGGGGACCGATATGTTCAGTATCCTCTGGAGCAGCTTGGGCGAGTCAATCAATAGTGTGAAGCTGGTTGCAGTAAGCATCATACTATGTATCTGTATGTGCTAGTTCTGATGCTGAGAAGTCCTAGCATGCAATCTCCCTATTGTTTCTCGTATAAGAAATATGGAAGTTTGTGCATTTCAGGTTAGCCTGCCTAATGCTGGTGAATCAACAATTGATTTCATGAATGCAATACACACGATAATGCAGTCTTATCGTGAAGGGTATAATCTTTGGCAGGTTTGTTCTCAAGACAACAATTCCTAAATTGCATCTTTCTAGCGTTGTTGATATTTTGTCAAATATGGCAAGGTTCATGAACTTATTAACAACGATACCTTTATAAATCTGGTAACCAATATAAATGAAGATGAAAAAActacaaatttaagacaattgCAAATTCCcagtttgaataaaatacacaACCTTGAAATCTTTAAAGCTAGCACTACTTCTTGAATCCCCTTGGTTTGATAGAAAACATGGTCATGCATATGATATATGCTATTGCTGATCCTATACTCATATGCATGCTTTTATTCTAGGCTTATTTCAGTTTTACTTTTATTAATGTGAGTAGTTAGATGGTCGGCCCATGAGCGGTGACATTGGTCGAGGCGCAACAAGGGAAACAGTTTCTTTTGCTGTTGATTTGACTTCCATGTCAGATAGGCCTCAGGGTAAACGAATTCAATCTTTGCAACATTAAAGCAATATGCTCTGTTATCCTTCACATGTTCTAAGTATTTACTGCTACTATGGTCTTGAAGGCTTCTATCAGTTAGCTGGTGGCACCAACTTATACACCGTAGACAGCTTAAAGAACGCTGGTCTTTTCAAGGCTACGACTTTACCTGGTAATTTGTTTCCTTATGTTTGTCTCCTTATTCAATTCTTTCACGGAATACTTATCAGTTATTTCACCTATGATCACTTGATACTGTTTAATCCTCAAAATTCAGGGACAACTACCACTGAAAAATTTGGTTCTCAGCAAGCTCTAATTGGAGGAATAGCTTATGGTGGCTATGCTCGTAAGGTTTGATCTTGAACTCATCATTCAGCATCATCTCTTTTATATATATGGGGAGATGTTGTACTGAAGTCTAGCAATTAGCTTGCCATCACTGTTTCCAAGGAATGGATTGTTGTACATGTTCCCTCTGGTCCTATTTTTTACTTGATGTGCTCTGTGATTGATAGTGTTCTAacatttttttcgaaaaggagggcaGCCCTCGATAGTGATCTAACATAAACCTGATATCTTAAcaaagaactgaagaagaaaaagaagaagagagcatGGCAAATCATCGTCCTGCATACTTGTATATTTGTCCTATGAACTCTTGATGACTTGCTGATTCAAATTCCTATCTGCTAATTGCAGATCATTGGAAGAATTCTGCGCAAAATACCAGTACAACTCGGTCGCATGCGCATTGAGGATCACCCGGGATATCTACTGGAGGCATTGCAAGAAGCCATGTCGTTAGTAGGTCCTGTGAAGGGTTATCCAAGTCCCCCAAAATGAATTAAAATGTCATAGCTGAGCTCTCTACAATAGCATCAAATTTGGGCATTGCCGGAGGTGGCATCTCAGCTGGTCTTGTGCAGATACAGGAAGGGGCGAAGGAGAGTATTTTTATCTGAGATGTTGCCTccagcttcttttttttgagaaaaagatGTTGCCTCCAGCTAATCAGGTGGTCGCGTTGTGTGGACGTATTTTTCCTGGCCGTTGGATTGTTTGATGAGCGATGTGGATGGACCGTTGCTggctctctctcacacacacagagGCCTCCTAGCTTGGTGATCAGACCCAGACCCAGACCCAGACCCATTCATCGAACCAACCATGATCGATGCAAATATTGAGATTTATGTCGTGTTCTCCGTAAGAATGAGTTCTGAATTTCAACACTTTCTCAAATCTAGACTCACAAattgatttggtttgcaattTTCAGAACTAAAATAAAGATTAAAAGCTGCTGGATCCACTGTTTTtagttgtttttgttttaaaaaaactgCAGGAATAAAACAAACTTAGTAACACTAAGAACTACAACAAGCAAATTGACAAGACAGTGTAAGAAGCAAGGGTTTTAGACATGGAAGAGATCAGTAGACTGACATCCAAACAATACAGGACTAGCAAACTGAAACTTGAACACTTTGCTGCACTTTTACTGAATTCAACGACTATTACATGAACTAGAACAAAGATTAGCACATGATTTAGCTCAACAACCACAGATCTAAGCACTTTTACTAGAAGGAGAGATTTCAGCTAGGGTTTCGAATTCAGATTACACACAGCTAGGGAAGCAAGGGAATAGATTACACACAGCTAGGGAAGCAAGGGAATAGACAGGGTCACCAGATTTCTCAGCAAGGGAAGCAAGGGAGAAGACAGGGGATAAGGTGATCTTCAGGACTTCATCTTCAAGAACAGGGAACTCCATCTCTCTCCATGgtctcttctctcctcctcttcttcctctcctctcctctcttcttttctggTTCCTTTCCTCTCGAGCCCTCCTCTCTCTGGCAGGCAGATGCCTTTTAGCTCAAGGATGGAGTGGTTGGAAGTTTTGCAGGTAAGCCTTTCAAGTTATCTCATATCTGCTCAAGTAGAGCCTTTAGGGACTTGTAATTGATGATTTAGTtgggcttcttcttttttttttccctccaaGATGAAGAATTTGTGCCTAGACACACGGATCTGCAATAATTACACTAAACATGTAAATATGCTCATTTAAGAGTTAATCATGCATTAAACATCAATTAAAAACTCAATTAAGCACAAAGTGGCAGTTTAGCCTCTGAATGGTGAGTTATTAACAGTGAAATATTCATGCTGATCAAACC
The Brachypodium distachyon strain Bd21 chromosome 2, Brachypodium_distachyon_v3.0, whole genome shotgun sequence genome window above contains:
- the LOC100835715 gene encoding uncharacterized protein LOC100835715 isoform X1; the encoded protein is MAVAPVLPPTLLASHAAVRAVASRVAASRPIRVAGDDHLHPPQVASLRRGDWVKLICGASFEDAADVRNLSLVYTLAGVDCIDCAADASVVGAVNEGIDVAASIVPTVQRPWVMVSVNDDCRDLHFRKAEFDPEDCPPNCSKPCEKVCPADAISLKRVVVGGEHAHSDPLSDKLEGGVIMQRCYGCGRCLSVCPYDRISAMSYIRDPTMTAELLKRSDVDAIEIHTTGKGTDMFSILWSSLGESINSVKLVAVSIILCIFCAFQVSLPNAGESTIDFMNAIHTIMQSYREGYNLWQLDGRPMSGDIGRGATRETVSFAVDLTSMSDRPQGFYQLAGGTNLYTVDSLKNAGLFKATTLPGTTTTEKFGSQQALIGGIAYGGYARKIIGRILRKIPVQLGRMRIEDHPGYLLEALQEAMSLVGPVKGYPSPPK
- the LOC100835715 gene encoding uncharacterized protein LOC100835715 isoform X2 — translated: MAVAPVLPPTLLASHAAVRAVASRVAASRPIRVAGDDHLHPPQVASLRRGDWVKLICGASFEDAADVRNLSLVYTLAGVDCIDCAADASVVGAVNEGIDVAASIVPTVQRPWVMVSVNDDCRDLHFRKAEFDPEDCPPNCSKPCEKVCPADAISLKRVVVGGEHAHSDPLSDKLEGGVIMQRCYGCGRCLSVCPYDRISAMSYIRDPTMTAELLKRSDVDAIEIHTTGKGTDMFSILWSSLGESINSVKLVAVSLPNAGESTIDFMNAIHTIMQSYREGYNLWQLDGRPMSGDIGRGATRETVSFAVDLTSMSDRPQGFYQLAGGTNLYTVDSLKNAGLFKATTLPGTTTTEKFGSQQALIGGIAYGGYARKIIGRILRKIPVQLGRMRIEDHPGYLLEALQEAMSLVGPVKGYPSPPK